Proteins from a single region of Nerophis ophidion isolate RoL-2023_Sa linkage group LG08, RoL_Noph_v1.0, whole genome shotgun sequence:
- the LOC133557138 gene encoding elastin-like, protein MDSSQCQCWIPQRGERKQQDAAITADCGSSSSAREGKCAEISEEVKCSKMKTEASGQQASVVGVSSSRGSVLPSVVGVSSSRGSVLPSVVGVSSSRGSVLPSVVGVSSSRGSVLPSVVGVSSSRGSVLPSVVGVSSSRGSVLPSVVGVSSSRGSVLPSVVGVSSSRGSVLPSVVGVSSSRGSVLPSVVGVSSSRGSVLPSVVGVSSSRGSVLPSVVGVSSSRGSVLPSVVGVSSSRGSVLPSVVGVSSSRGSVLPSVVGVSSSRGSVLPSVVGVSSSRGSVLPSVVGVSSSRGSVLPSVVGVSSSRGSVLPSVVGVSSSRGSVLPSVVGVSSSRGSVLPSVVGVSSSRGSVLPSVVGVSSSRGSVLPSVVGVSSSRGSVLPSVVGVSSSRGSVLPSVVGVSSSRGSVLPSVVGVSSSRGSVLPSVVGVSSSRGTVLPSVVGVSSSRGTVLPSVVGVSSSRGTVLPSVVGVSSSRGSVLPSVVGVSSSRGSVLPSVVGVSSSRGSVLPSVVGVSSSRGSVLPSVRGVSSSRGSVLPSVVGVSSSRGSVLPGVRGSVLPSVRGVSSSRGSVLPGVVGVSSSRGIVLPSVVGVSSSRGSVLPGVVGVSS, encoded by the exons CGTTGTGGGCGTGTCCTCCTCGCGAGGCAGCGTCCTGCCTAGCGTTGTGGGCGTGTCCTCCTCGCGAGGCAGCGTCCTGCCTAGCGTTGTGGGCGTGTCCTCCTCGCGAGGCAGCGTCCTGCCTAGCGTTGTGGGCGTGTCCTCCTCGCGAGGCAGCGTCCTGCCTAGCGTTGTGGGCGTGTCCTCCTCGCGAGGCAGCGTCCTGCCTAGCGTTGTGGGCGTGTCCTCCTCGCGAGGCAGCGTCCTGCCTAGCGTTGTGGGCGTGTCCTCCTCGCGAGGCAGCGTCCTGCCTAGCGTTGTGGGCGTGTCCTCCTCGCGAGGCAGCGTCCTGCCTAGCGTTGTGGGCGTGTCCTCCTCGCGAGGCAGCGTCCTGCCTAGCGTTGTGGGCGTGTCCTCCTCGCGAGGCAGCGTCCTGCCTAGCGTTGTGGGCGTGTCCTCCTCGCGAGGCAGCGTCCTGCCTAGCGTTGTGGGCGTGTCCTCCTCGCGAGGCAGCGTCCTGCCTAGCGTTGTGGGCGTGTCCTCCTCGCGAGGCAGCGTCCTGCCTAGCGTTGTGGGCGTGTCCTCCTCGCGAGGCAGCGTCCTGCCTAGCGTTGTGGGCGTGTCCTCCTCGCGAGGCAGCGTCCTGCCTAGCGTTGTGGGCGTGTCCTCCTCGCGAGGCAGCGTCCTGCCTAGCGTTGTGGGCGTGTCCTCCTCGCGAGGCAGCGTCCTGCCTAGCGTTGTGGGCGTGTCCTCCTCGCGAGGCAGCGTCCTGCCTAGCGTTGTGGGCGTGTCCTCCTCGCGAGGCAGCGTCCTGCCTAGCGTTGTGGGCGTGTCCTCCTCGCGAGGCAGCGTCCTGCCTAGCGTTGTGGGCGTGTCCTCCTCGCGAGGCAGCGTCCTGCCTAGCGTTGTGGGCGTGTCCTCCTCGCGAGGCAGCGTCCTGCCTAGCGTTGTGGGCGTGTCCTCCTCGCGAGGCAGCGTCCTGCCTAGCGTTGTGGGCGTGTCCTCCTCGCGAGGCAGCGTCCTGCCTAGCGTTGTGGGCGTGTCCTCCTCGCGAGGCAGCGTCCTGCCTAGCGTTGTGGGCGTGTCCTCCTCGCGAGGCAGCGTCCTGCCTAGCGTTGTGGGCGTGTCCTCCTCGCGAGGCACCGTCCTGCCTAGCGTTGTGGGCGTGTCCTCCTCGCGAGGCACCGTCCTGCCTAGCGTTGTGGGCGTGTCCTCCTCGCGAGGCACCGTCCTGCCTAGCGTTGTGGGCGTGTCCTCCTCGCGAGGCAGCGTCCTGCCTAGCGTTGTGGGCGTGTCCTCCTCGCGAGGCAGCGTCCTGCCTAGCGTTGTGGGCGTGTCCTCCTCGCGAGGCAGCGTCCTGCCTAGCGTTGTGGGCGTGTCCTCCTCGCGAGGCAGCGTCCTGCCTAGCGTTAGGGGCGTGTCCTCCTCGCGAGGCAGCGTCCTGCCTAGCGTTGTGGGCGTGTCCTCCTCGCGAGGCAGCGTCCTGCCTGGCGTT CGAGGCAGCGTCCTGCCTAGCGTTAGGGGCGTGTCCTCCTCGCGAGGCAGCGTCCTGCCTGGCGTTGTGGGCGTGTCCTCCTCGCGAGGCATCGTCCTGCCTAGCGTTGTGGGCGTGTCCTCCTCGCGAGGCAGCGTCCTGCCTGGCGTTGTGGGCGTGTCCTCCTAG